In the genome of Coregonus clupeaformis isolate EN_2021a chromosome 11, ASM2061545v1, whole genome shotgun sequence, one region contains:
- the LOC121576947 gene encoding solute carrier family 45 member 3-like: MPGWRSQWRLVLLNSLTCGLEICVAAGITYVPPLLLEAGVEEQYMTMVLGIGPVLGLIFIPVIGSASDHCNSSYGRRRPFIWLLSLGVLLALLIIPHADLLAAYFTWGGRTLEVAFLILGVGLLDFCGQVCFTPLEALLSDLYHDEEDCNQAFAMFSFMVSLGGCVGYLLPALDWSRGLLSVYLGGQAECLFFMLILIFVTSVLITMKVSEEPSCAGVAALEPGPLLEAGRCGVPRSCCYLLKCKLRLLKSGPLLCLLRTCWSMTPAIYRSYCHVPRVMRQLCVAQLCSWMAVMSFMLFYTDFVGEGLYEGVPSAAPGTASRQRYDDGIRMGSLGLFLQCATSTVFSLLMSRLVRHFGSRRVYMSSMVSFTISALVICMSKSVVLVTVMSALTGFAYATLQTLPYTLTCHYHKEMEVYMPKNKIKNLLKNGIVIKQDSITHLTAVDEEGGLAHKLGGTNGHAFFSQDGSDYYPLPTDRMDLPTGYEKRGVGLDFAILDSTFLLSQVFPTLFMGMIVQFTKSVTAYMASSAIFGIIAIYLANHIIFDQKDLKS; this comes from the exons gtaTTGGCCCAGTGTTAGGTCTCATCTTCATCCCTGTGATTGGCTCAGCCAGTGACCACTGCAACAGCAGCTATGGCCGCCGCCGGCCCTTTATCTGGCTGCTGTCCCTGGGTGTCCTCCTAGCCCTCCTCATCATCCCCCACGCCGACCTGCTGGCTGCCTACTTCACCTGGGGCGGACGCACCCTGGAGGTGGCCTTCCTCATCCTCGGGGTGGGCCTGCTCGACTTCTGTGGCCAGGTGTGCTTCACGCCGCTAGAGGCGCTCCTCTCGGACCTGTACCACGACGAGGAGGACTGCAACCAGGCCTTCGCCATGTTCTCCTTTATGGTCAGCCTCGGAGGCTGCGTGGGCTACCTGCTGCCTGCACTGGACTGGAGCCGGGGCCTGCTGTCCGTCTACCTGGGCGGCCAGGCAGAGTGCCTCTTCTTCATGCTCATCCTCATTTTCGTGACCAGCGTGCTTATCACCATGAAGGTGTCGGAGGAGCCGTCGTGTGCTGGCGTGGCGGCCCTGGAGCCAGGTCCTCTCCTGGAGGCGGGCCGCTGCGGCGTGCCGCGCTCCTGCTGCTACCTGCTCAAGTGCAAGCTACGGCTTCTGAAGTCAGGCCCGCTGTTGTGCCTGCTGAGGACGTGCTGGTCCATGACGCCGGCCATCTACCGCAGCTACTGCCACGTGCCCCGGGTGATGAGGCAGCTGTGCGTGGCCCAGCTCTGCAGCTGGATGGCCGTCATGTCCTTTATGCTCTTCTACACAGACTTTGTGGGGGAGGGGCTGTACGAGGGCGTGCCCAGTGCCGCACCGGGGACCGCCTCCAGGCAGCGCTACGACGACG GCATCCGTATGGGCAGCCTGGGCCTGTTCCTGCAGTGTGCTACCTCTACCGTCTTCTCCCTGCTCATGAGCCGACTGGTCCGCCATTTTGGCTCGCGCCGGGTCTACATGAGCAGCATGGTGAGCTTCACCATCTCTGCCCTTGTCATCTGTATGTCCAAGAGTGTGGTCCTGGTCACTGTGATGTCGGCGCTGACCGGCTTTGCCTACGCCACGCTGCAGACGCTGCCGTACACCCTCACCTGCCACTACCACAAGGAAATGGAG GTTTACatgccaaaaaataaaataaaaaacttgcTTAAGAACGGGATTGTGATCAAGCAGGACTCGATCACGCATTTGACAGCCGTGGACGAGGAGGGAGGGCTGGCCCACAAACTGGGGGGCACAAACGGGCATGCTTTCTTCAGCCAAGACGGCTCAGACTACTACCCCCTCCCCACGGACAGAATGGATCTTCCCACA GGCTACGAGAAGCGTGGCGTAGGGTTGGACTTTGCCATCCTGGATAGCACCTTCCTCCTCTCTCAGGTCTTTCCTACTCTCTTCATGGGCATGATCGTTCAGTTCACAAAGTCCGTCACTGCCTATATGGCCTCCTCCGCCATCTTCGGCATCATCGCCATCTATCTGGCCAACCACATCATCTTTGACCAAAAGGACCTCAAGAGCTGA
- the LOC121576946 gene encoding fibroblast growth factor 6-like yields the protein MAIAQRFLISMSYEASTHWTLTAIVLLGFIVGIVSSYPIPSRTNATLLEKRWETLFSRSILGISGEKSDLNWESDYLLGIKRVRRLYCNVGIGFHLQVLPDGRINGVHNENQYSLIEISTVERGVVSLYGVRSELFVAMNSRGRLYGTTVFHDECKFRESMLPNNYNAYESSVYRGSYIALSKHGRLKRGKKATTAMTVTHFLPRI from the exons ATGGCCATTGCGCAAAGGTTCCTCATCAGTATGTCCTACGAGGCCAGCACGCACTGGACGTTGACTGCGATTGTTCTCTTGGGGTTCATAGTGGGGATTGTGTCATCATATCCTATTCCAAGCAGGACAAATGCAACTTTATTGGAGAAAAGATGGGAGACCCTCTTCTCCCGCTCCATTCTGGGCATCTCGGGGGAGAAATCGGACCTGAACTGGGAGAGTGACTATTTGCTAGGTATCAAAAGAGTCCGGAGGCTCTACTGCAACGTGGGCATCGGGTTTCACCTTCAGGTCCTCCCAGACGGCAGGATAAATGGTGTACATAATGAAAACCAGTACA GTCTAATAGAGATCTCAACGGTAGAGCGAGGAGTGGTTAGCTTGTATGGGGTAAGGAGTGAGCTGTTTGTCGCAATGAATAGCCGAGGAAGGTTATACGGAACG ACAGTCTTCCATGATGAGTGCAAGTTCAGAGAGAGCATGCTGCCAAACAACTACAATGCCTATGAGTCTTCCGTTTACAGAGGCTCCTACATTGCTCTCAGCAAGCATGGCCGTCTGAAGAGAGGCAAAAAAGCCACCACTGCCATGACTGTCACACACTTCCTCCCCCGAATATGA